One genomic region from Pagrus major chromosome 24, Pma_NU_1.0 encodes:
- the LOC140992382 gene encoding fidgetin-like, with translation MQWTPEHSQWAEQHFDISSTTRSPAHKAEAYRAVPGHLQRSATYQYAWANDDISALTASNLLKKYAEKYSGILEMPGSYSEAPGVPGVMNGRKGESEPWQDGVYPMSCIPEGVSVRKGGVAAASEVVSGMCSSPGLASSTLSEPSYSSSSCGSHTATALHSSSMPSQEYGPAYSSSYLHSSYSSQSAPTPALPSPLHSSGLLQPPPPPPSHPTLVPAYNGGSPNLSSYNYPPAGYPAQSSVGPGYSPGGAPPPSSYLPSGIAAPTPLPPSSALPGYPYQSHNLTPIAPTPLNSSSSNSLKRKAFYMTGQGEIDSTYGNFGYGQARSSAESPMYRIADSSSTNGGANSASGGAFDRSAEKASLPFNPQKQSTMSSEQQQRKYSSQVTGGPLTPPAYVSSTLGGSRSADSLVSFTSPSLSEQGADDHRLHLSHSAPGPTSSSSTSSSRPAEEQLKTSDPHLLDMVTSEIVQQGPPVDWSDIAGLELAKATLKEEVLWPILRPDMFSSLGPAPRCVLLFGPRGSGRTLLGRCLASQLGAPFLQLSGSTLATKWLADGEKIIRASFLVARCRQPSVLFISEVDMLLSAHLSEESPINRLKGELLAQLDSLLMSSGEDGSNQVLVVCSTSRPQDMDEGLRRYFARRVLVPLPDSTARHQIVNQLLAQSQHKYCMSEEELALLVQRTEGFSGLDLARLCQEALVGLLHVSAQGMDMTGMMPRGQVRPLTYQDIESVFCKFQASISQKEIDTYTEWNKMFGCSQ, from the coding sequence ATGCAGTGGACCCCCGAGCACAGCCAGTGGGCCGAACAGCATTTCGACATCTCCTCCACTACGCGCTCGCCAGCCCACAAGGCCGAGGCCTACAGGGCGGTGCCCGGCCACCTGCAGCGCTCGGCCACCTACCAGTACGCCTGGGCCAATGACGACATCTCAGCCCTCACTGCTTCCAACCTGCTCAAGAAGTATGCTGAGAAGTATTCTGGCATTCTGGAGATGCCGGGCTCTTATTCTGAGGCCCCTGGGGTCCCAGGAGTGATGAATGGCCGGAAAGGTGAATCAGAGCCATGGCAGGATGGCGTCTATCCCATGAGCTGCATCCCAGAGGGGGTTTCTGTCAGAAAGGGAGGTGTGGCAGCGGCTTCAGAGGTGGTGTCTGGCATGTGCAGCTCCCCCGGCCTGGCCTCCAGCACCCTGAGTGAGCCAAGCtactccagcagcagctgtgggagCCACACTGCCACGGCCCTCCATTCCTCCTCCATGCCCTCTCAGGAATACGGCCCCGCATACAGCAGCTCCTACCTGCACAGTAGTTACAGCTCCCAGTCTGCCCCCACCCCAGCACTTCCCTCCCCACTGCACAGCTCTGGGCTGCTGCAGCCACCCCCTCCGCCGCCCTCCCACCCCACTTTAGTCCCAGCTTACAACGGAGGCTCCCCCAACTTGTCTAGTTATAATTACCCCCCAGCAGGCTACCCAGCTCAGAGCTCGGTCGGGCCAGGATACAGCCCTGGGGGAGCGCCCCCTCCTTCCTCATACCTCCCCTCAGGCATTGCTGCACCTACACCCCTACCCCCCTCTTCTGCTTTACCTGGATACCCATACCAGAGCCACAACCTGACCCCAATCGCCCCCACTCCTCTCAACAGTAGCTCCTCCAACTCACTGAAGAGGAAAGCCTTCTACATGACAGGCCAAGGAGAGATAGACTCCACTTACGGTAACTTTGGCTATGGCCAGGCTCGGAGCTCAGCTGAGAGCCCCATGTACAGGatagcagacagcagcagtacAAATGGAGGCGCCAACAGCGCCAGTGGTGGTGCATTTGACAGAAGTGCTGAAAAGGCGTCTTTACCTTTTAATCCTCAGAAGCAGTCCACGATGTCctcggagcagcagcagaggaagtaCAGCAGCCAGGTGACTGGTGGGCCACTGACTCCACCGGCCTACGTCTCCTCCACCCTGGGGGGGTCCCGCTCAGCAGATTCCCTTGTCAGCTTCACCTCCCCTTCCCTCAGTGAGCAAGGTGCTGATGATCACCGTCTGCACCTCTCCCACTCAGCGCCAGGGCctacctcctcctcatccactTCCTCCTCCCGGCCTGCTGAAGAGCAGCTAAAAACCAGTGACCCTCACCTCCTAGACATGGTTACCTCTGAAATCGTTCAACAGGGGCCGCCGGTGGATTGGAGTGACATTGCAGGACTAGAACTGGCCAAGGCAACCCTGAAGGAGGAGGTCCTGTGGCCCATTCTGCGCCCGGACATGTTCAGCAGTTTGGGACCAGCCCCACGTTGCGTGTTGCTGTTTGGCCCCAGGGGCAGCGGCAGGACGTTGCTGGGTCGCTGCCTGGCCAGCCAGCTGGGTGCACCATTCCTCCAGCTCAGCGGGTCCACGTTGGCCACCAAGTGGCTGGCAGACGGAGAAAAAATTATCCGAGCGTCCTTCCTGGTGGCTCGCTGCAGGCAGCCCTCAGTACTGTTCATTAGTGAGGtggacatgctgctgtcagcCCACCTCAGTGAAGAAAGCCCCATCAACCGGCTGAAGGGGGAGCTACTCGCCCAGTTGGACTCACTCCTCATGAGCTCAGGCGAGGACGGAAGCAACCAAGTGTTGGTGGTTTGCTCCACAAGCAGACCCCAGGACATGGACGAAGGGCTGCGCAGATACTTTGCTCGGAGGGTCCTTGTGCCCCTGCCGGACAGCACAGCCCGACACCAGATCGTGAACCAGCTCCTGGCTCAATCGCAGCACAAATACTGCATGAGTGAGGAGGAGCTGGCGCTGCTGGTCCAGCGTACCGAGGGCTTCTCCGGACTGGACCTGGCCAGACTCTGCCAGGAGGCCCTCGTCGGTCTGTTACATGTCTCTGCACAGGGCATGGACATGACGGGTATGATGCCCAGGGGACAGGTCAGGCCCCTCACCTACCAGGACATTGAGAGTGTCTTTTGTAAATTCCAAGCCAGTATATCGCAGAAAGAGATTGACACGTACACTGAGTGGAACAAAATGTTCGGCTGCAGCCAGTGA